The following DNA comes from bacterium.
AAGCGCCACGTGTCGCCGGGCGCGTTCCTGCGCGCGGGCGACCCCATCACCGACCTGGCCCAGATCGACGAGCTGCGCGTCGACTTCGCCGTGCCCGAGCGCCTGCTGGCGACCATGCGGCAGGGCAACCCGGTCACGGTGACCACGACCGCCTATCCCGACCACGTGCTCGAGGGCGTGATCGACGTGATCGCGCCCCAGCTCGACCCCCTGACCCGCAGCGCCGGCATCGTGGCCCGCGTGGCCAATCCGGACGGGCTGCTGCGGCCGGGCATGAGCGCCACCGTGAGCGCCGTGCTCACCGAGCGCGACGGGGCCCTGACCGTGCCCAGCGCGGCGGTCTTCGTCGAGGGCGGGCAGTCGTACGTGTACGTGATCAAGCCCGACAGCCTGGTGACGCGCACGCCCGTGAGCCTGGGCACGCGCCTGGCCGACGTGGTCGAGGTGACCGAGGGCCTCGTGGGCGGCCAGCAGGTGGTCAAGGCCGGGCACCAGAAGCTGTACGAGGGCGCCAAGGTGATGCCCATGGACATGTCCGGCGGTGGGGACGCGGCCGGAGCCGGCGGCGCCGCCGCGGAAGCGACGGGAGCTTCGCAATGAAACTGAGCGAAGTCGCCATCAAGCGACCGGTCTTCGCCACGGTGATGAGTCTGGCCATCATGCTGATGGGCTACATCTCGTTCACGCGGCTGCCGGTGCGCGAGTACCCCGAGACCGATCCGCCCATCGTCTCGGTGACGACATTCTATCGCGGCGCGAGCCCGAGCGTGGTCGAGACCGAGATCACCGACGTGCTCGAGGAGCAGTTCACGACCATCGAGTCGGTGAAGACGATCACCAGCAGCAGCCGCGAGCAGGGCTCGATCATCACCATCGAGTTCGAGCTCAGCCGCGACGTGGACGAGGCCGCCAACGACGTGCGCGATCGCGTCTCGCGCGTGCGCGGCGAACTGCCCCGCGAGGCCGAGGACCCGGTCGTGGCCAAGGTCGACGTGAACGCCCAGCCCATCATCTGGCTGGCCGTCTCGAGCGACAACCACTCCACCCTCGAGCTTTCCGACTACGCGGACCGCATCCTCAAGGAGCGCCTGCAGCGTCTGCCCGGCGTGGGCAACGTCTTCATCGGCGGCGAGCGGCGCTACGCCATGCGCGTCTGGCTCGACCCCCTGCGCATGGCCGCCTACGGCCTGACGGTGCAGGACGTCGAACAGGCCGTGCGCGCCGGCAACGCCGAGATCCCCGGTGGCCGCGTCGAGGGCGACGCCCGCGAATTCGCCGTGCGCACCCGCGGCGAACTGAACACGCCCGAGGAGTTCGGCGCCCTGATCGTCTCCCACGTGGGCGACAACATCGTGCGCCTCGACCAGATCGCCGAGGTCGAGGTCGGCCCCGAGGACGAGCGCA
Coding sequences within:
- a CDS encoding efflux RND transporter periplasmic adaptor subunit, which encodes MTRTILNPILLTAVLLAGLGGCGQDTQQAAGGFQRPPTPVEAAPVARGAVTDRFTTVGSLDAGESIVVTSEITGVVTEIPFREGGRLAQGDLIARLDDEQLRAEMNRARALMDQSRSTWQRVKTIVDQGAGAPQDLDDATAALRVAEANYALAETRLGKARITAPFAGLAGKRHVSPGAFLRAGDPITDLAQIDELRVDFAVPERLLATMRQGNPVTVTTTAYPDHVLEGVIDVIAPQLDPLTRSAGIVARVANPDGLLRPGMSATVSAVLTERDGALTVPSAAVFVEGGQSYVYVIKPDSLVTRTPVSLGTRLADVVEVTEGLVGGQQVVKAGHQKLYEGAKVMPMDMSGGGDAAGAGGAAAEATGASQ